A stretch of the Ignavibacteriota bacterium genome encodes the following:
- a CDS encoding protein kinase, whose product MLGKIVSHYKIVQKLGEGGMGVVYKAEDLKLERTVALKFLPLYGETRDEQSTRFIHEAKIASSLDHVNIGVIHEIGESDDGMMFIAMGFYDGKTLKQKIREAVLSEQECLTILLQVARGIAYAHRQGIIHRDLKPANVVITNDGIAKVIDFGLAKSADMSKVTRSGTQVGTAAYMSPEQARGEPTNTSSDIWALGVVLYEMLTQQLPFTAEHEQVVLHKIIHEEPQEIRTLRPDVSEPLVLLSKKLLQKEPEERFQTMEEVAQTLERLIRRSESENDTSLLDLLKQKRSGSKRKFNGFVIASIVLILLFGISFFAWKWNNSPVDSAKGISFVFLPLTNNSNPSFEYLADGISRECINQLSNNTTVSVTSPTTAFVYKNSDKSLKEIAQALEVNYIVKGIFTLDANTIQISLLLFDVKANEPVQISSKHIAVEKRNLASIGQEIVNEVAEQLHFPRTSNISAGVLTTPDVYETYLRGLYHFFRDTEADNALALEYFSNAKTSDSLFLHAQLSYADALVTDYENGWNILEKNLDEAMQQCNDVLEHDSTSSQAYFLLGRIQRLKGNPEASIGYWEKSVRFDAKNSPAILHLTGLYLFDKNEPAKAVVFLKQLQEIDPTNWMNNSNVGVGYAQMKDYDEAIRWFRRAIQLYPANDLSWINLGYALERTSRLDSALVCYLNAVTVNPRNLLSYENAISVFLVKNTFAQAESLATSGLNNLSNSHELFYLLGVTRLFEGAKQKEATSALQTGLTLVNEKIKQNSAIAGYHGYRALFLARLGQRNEAIESASNAYRISSSDNEIILTLARVYAILSDKQSMLIWFQRAHAMNSEYDVEFLRTALDFEKYRNDNDLLLAARHK is encoded by the coding sequence ATGCTCGGAAAAATTGTTTCTCATTACAAAATAGTTCAGAAATTAGGCGAAGGCGGCATGGGAGTGGTGTATAAAGCCGAAGACCTGAAATTAGAACGAACGGTTGCGCTGAAGTTTTTACCGCTCTACGGGGAAACCCGCGATGAACAAAGCACACGGTTTATTCACGAAGCGAAAATTGCTTCTTCGCTCGACCATGTGAACATCGGCGTGATTCATGAAATCGGAGAATCAGACGACGGAATGATGTTTATCGCTATGGGATTTTATGACGGAAAAACTCTGAAACAAAAAATCCGCGAGGCGGTTTTATCCGAACAGGAATGTCTTACAATTCTCCTGCAGGTTGCAAGAGGAATTGCCTACGCGCACCGACAGGGAATTATTCACCGGGATTTGAAGCCGGCGAATGTTGTCATCACGAATGATGGAATAGCAAAAGTTATAGATTTCGGATTAGCAAAATCGGCAGACATGTCGAAAGTTACACGTAGCGGAACGCAGGTCGGAACAGCAGCGTACATGTCTCCCGAACAAGCGCGTGGAGAACCGACAAACACTTCATCAGATATCTGGGCACTTGGAGTCGTGTTGTATGAAATGCTGACGCAACAACTTCCGTTCACTGCCGAGCATGAACAAGTGGTTTTGCATAAAATCATCCATGAAGAGCCGCAAGAAATTCGTACGCTCAGACCTGATGTTTCTGAACCTCTCGTACTGTTGTCGAAAAAACTTTTGCAAAAAGAACCGGAAGAACGATTCCAAACGATGGAAGAAGTTGCACAGACGCTTGAACGTTTGATACGGAGAAGTGAATCGGAGAACGATACTTCGTTGCTTGATTTATTGAAACAGAAACGTTCCGGCTCGAAAAGAAAATTCAACGGGTTTGTCATTGCATCCATAGTGCTGATTCTACTGTTTGGAATTTCATTTTTTGCTTGGAAATGGAACAATTCACCGGTTGATTCGGCGAAGGGAATCTCGTTCGTGTTCCTCCCGCTCACAAACAACAGTAATCCGTCGTTCGAATATTTAGCAGATGGAATCAGCCGGGAATGTATCAATCAACTTTCCAACAATACCACCGTCTCCGTAACATCCCCAACAACCGCATTTGTTTATAAGAATTCTGATAAATCACTCAAGGAAATCGCCCAGGCATTGGAAGTAAACTATATCGTGAAAGGGATATTTACTCTGGATGCCAACACAATTCAGATTAGTTTATTGTTGTTTGATGTGAAAGCAAATGAACCGGTACAGATTTCTTCAAAACATATCGCTGTGGAAAAACGAAACCTCGCGAGCATCGGGCAGGAAATCGTGAATGAAGTCGCAGAGCAGTTACATTTCCCCCGGACTTCAAACATATCTGCCGGAGTTTTAACAACTCCCGATGTGTATGAAACATATCTCCGCGGCTTGTATCATTTCTTTCGTGATACAGAGGCAGATAACGCCTTAGCGCTTGAATATTTCTCCAATGCAAAAACTTCCGATTCTTTATTTCTCCACGCGCAACTTTCATATGCGGATGCACTTGTTACCGACTATGAAAATGGCTGGAACATCCTCGAAAAAAATCTTGATGAAGCGATGCAACAATGCAACGACGTGCTTGAACATGATTCAACTTCTTCCCAGGCATATTTTCTCCTCGGACGCATTCAACGGTTGAAAGGGAACCCGGAAGCAAGCATTGGCTATTGGGAAAAATCTGTCAGGTTCGATGCAAAAAATTCTCCGGCAATTCTTCATCTCACCGGACTTTATTTATTCGATAAAAACGAACCGGCAAAAGCAGTCGTTTTCCTGAAACAATTACAAGAGATTGACCCGACAAACTGGATGAACAATTCCAATGTTGGAGTCGGGTACGCACAAATGAAAGATTATGATGAAGCAATTCGGTGGTTTCGAAGAGCCATCCAATTATATCCGGCAAATGATTTATCGTGGATTAATTTGGGATACGCCCTCGAAAGAACTTCGCGGTTAGACAGTGCATTGGTATGTTATCTCAACGCAGTAACAGTCAATCCACGGAATCTTCTTTCCTATGAGAATGCAATTTCTGTTTTTCTGGTGAAAAATACATTTGCACAAGCTGAATCACTCGCAACAAGCGGGTTGAATAATTTATCAAACAGTCACGAACTTTTTTACTTACTTGGTGTAACGAGATTGTTCGAAGGAGCCAAACAAAAAGAAGCAACTTCTGCATTGCAAACAGGGCTGACGCTCGTGAACGAAAAAATAAAACAGAATTCAGCAATTGCAGGATATCATGGATACAGAGCATTATTTCTTGCACGGCTCGGTCAACGCAACGAGGCAATCGAATCGGCATCCAACGCATATCGCATCAGTTCGTCAGATAATGAAATCATCCTCACGTTGGCGAGAGTGTATGCAATACTTTCCGACAAACAAAGCATGCTCATCTGGTTTCAACGCGCTCATGCGATGAACAGCGAGTATGATGTCGAATTTCTCAGGACAGCATTAGATTTCGAGAAATACAGGAACGACAACGACCTGTTACTCGCCGCCCGACACAAGTAA
- a CDS encoding MarR family transcriptional regulator, with protein sequence MWVKLARAAATMGKFSRENIESFGLTEPQFGVLETLGHKGPLLLGELSKKRLVSGGNITCVVDNLEKEGFVERVHSKDDRRAIIVRLTQKGNKLFDEIFTKHAEHITKLASVLSEKEQEELGRLCKKLGLALQK encoded by the coding sequence ATGTGGGTAAAACTCGCTCGTGCCGCCGCAACGATGGGAAAATTCAGCCGCGAAAACATCGAGTCGTTCGGCTTAACAGAACCGCAGTTCGGCGTGCTGGAAACCCTTGGACACAAAGGACCGTTGTTGTTGGGTGAGTTAAGTAAGAAGCGGTTAGTGAGTGGTGGAAACATCACCTGCGTGGTGGACAATCTCGAGAAAGAAGGATTCGTTGAACGTGTTCACAGCAAGGACGATAGGCGGGCTATCATTGTTCGACTGACGCAGAAAGGGAACAAACTGTTTGATGAAATCTTTACGAAACATGCGGAGCATATTACCAAACTGGCTTCCGTTCTCAGTGAAAAAGAGCAGGAAGAACTCGGACGACTTTGTAAAAAATTAGGATTGGCGTTACAGAAATAG
- a CDS encoding VOC family protein, which produces MNQQALHPETKIGHVHLKVSDLERSVKFYTEVLGFEVTARMGTNAAFLSAGGYHHHIGLNTWESLGGASPPIGTTGLYHVAILFPNRKELARAVQRLLDHHWQIDGGADHGVSEAIYLHDPDNNGIELYADRPRGEWKYDENGSIGMVTLPLDFNSLMKELQ; this is translated from the coding sequence ATGAATCAACAGGCACTCCACCCCGAAACAAAAATCGGTCACGTTCACCTGAAAGTATCTGACCTTGAACGCTCGGTGAAGTTTTACACTGAAGTGTTGGGGTTTGAAGTTACGGCAAGGATGGGAACTAACGCCGCATTTCTTTCAGCCGGCGGTTATCATCACCACATCGGGTTGAATACGTGGGAAAGCTTAGGTGGCGCGTCTCCTCCCATAGGAACAACAGGATTGTATCACGTAGCAATTCTTTTTCCGAACAGAAAAGAACTTGCGCGCGCTGTTCAGCGATTGCTTGACCATCATTGGCAAATTGATGGCGGTGCAGACCATGGAGTGAGTGAAGCAATTTACCTTCACGACCCGGACAACAATGGAATCGAACTCTATGCGGATAGACCGCGAGGGGAATGGAAATACGATGAAAATGGAAGTATCGGTATGGTAACGCTTCCGCTCGATTTTAATTCTCTCATGAAAGAATTACAATAA
- a CDS encoding polyisoprenoid-binding protein — MKNTIFLFILTLITAFSLSAQTTWKIDASHSKVLFTVSHMVISEVTGRFTDFDATLIQNGNDFSSGTLNAIIKTASVNTDNDARDKHLRSADFFDAEKNPEITFVSKSFEKTGKDTYKITGDFTLRGVTKAVSLDAKFNGTMKDPWGNTKAGFKATTTINRMDFGAKWNKALEAGGLLVGENVDITLQVELQQQANEKQEKKG, encoded by the coding sequence ATGAAAAACACTATTTTTCTTTTCATTCTTACACTCATAACCGCGTTCTCTCTTTCGGCTCAAACAACATGGAAGATTGATGCGTCACATTCGAAAGTGCTGTTCACGGTCAGTCACATGGTCATCTCGGAAGTAACCGGGCGGTTCACCGACTTTGATGCGACGTTAATTCAAAACGGAAATGATTTTTCCAGTGGAACATTGAATGCAATCATTAAAACGGCATCTGTTAACACGGATAACGACGCTCGGGACAAACACCTCCGCTCTGCCGATTTCTTCGATGCGGAAAAAAATCCTGAGATAACATTTGTCAGCAAATCGTTCGAGAAGACAGGAAAAGATACTTACAAAATTACGGGGGATTTTACTCTTCGCGGCGTTACGAAAGCCGTCTCACTCGATGCAAAGTTTAACGGCACGATGAAAGACCCATGGGGAAATACCAAGGCAGGATTCAAAGCCACAACAACCATCAACCGAATGGATTTCGGCGCGAAGTGGAATAAGGCATTGGAAGCAGGCGGTTTGCTCGTTGGAGAGAATGTTGACATAACATTGCAAGTTGAACTTCAACAACAGGCGAACGAGAAGCAAGAGAAAAAAGGATAA
- a CDS encoding class I SAM-dependent methyltransferase gives MTNFFEESYAGIPPWEIGKPQAEFIKLEREELFGKNILDVGCGTGDLAIYLTSLGYTVVGVDCAPTAIKKAQAKAIEYNVNIKFEVMNALELQSFNQQFETIIDCGLFHVFEEKLREKYRSSLESVLKPGGTYYMLVFSELETREGGPLRITQEEIRRAFQAGWNVNWIRAARFETHLHEDGSRAWLASLTFTP, from the coding sequence ATGACAAATTTCTTTGAAGAATCGTACGCCGGAATTCCTCCGTGGGAAATCGGCAAGCCGCAAGCCGAGTTTATCAAATTAGAACGGGAAGAATTATTCGGAAAGAATATTCTCGATGTCGGTTGCGGGACAGGAGACTTGGCGATTTATCTTACTTCGCTCGGCTATACCGTCGTCGGGGTTGATTGCGCGCCAACTGCAATCAAGAAGGCACAGGCAAAAGCGATTGAGTACAATGTGAACATCAAATTTGAAGTGATGAACGCGTTGGAACTTCAATCATTCAATCAGCAGTTCGAGACAATAATTGATTGCGGACTCTTCCATGTGTTTGAAGAAAAACTCCGTGAGAAGTATCGCTCGAGTTTGGAATCGGTGTTGAAGCCGGGGGGAACATATTACATGCTTGTCTTCAGTGAATTGGAAACACGCGAAGGCGGTCCGCTTCGCATCACGCAGGAAGAAATCCGGCGAGCATTTCAAGCAGGTTGGAACGTGAATTGGATTCGTGCGGCGCGGTTTGAAACGCATCTTCACGAAGACGGTTCGAGAGCCTGGCTGGCTTCGCTCACATTCACGCCATAA
- the xdhB gene encoding xanthine dehydrogenase molybdopterin binding subunit, which translates to MNKKRKSVKETILQNSNTPILRKDIPHESAQLHVSGEAVYVDDILCNEQLLVGRVVYSPHAHAKIKSFDLSEAKKVEGVHTVLCYKDIPGHNQMGPVIHDELCLAIDEVTFIGQAMFLIAAETEEQCLEAERLIKVEYEPLEAILTIEKAIEKNSLLGPPMKIERGGVKETLFKSPHVLRGELRTGAQEHWYLETQSCLCIPGEGREMNVFSSSQNPTETQALIAEVLGINKNEVVVEVRRMGGAFGGKETQANHVACWSALLAHATKRPVKIRLFRDDDQKITGKRHRFLSKYEVGFDDEGKLLAANIELNGDGGAATDLSFAIMQRAMLHSDNSYYVPNFRVAGNVYKTNLPSNTAFRGFGGPQGMAVIEEIVDRIARFLKKDSAEIRFKNFYGCESNNITHYGQTIEGNRLFMLYEQLMKSSDYQQRREAVNAFNSSNEFYKKGLALTPVKFGISFTTSFLNQAGALVNIYKDGTVLVNHGGTEMGQGLHTKMQQIAAAELGISIDKVKVNATDTSKVPNTSATAASAGTDLNGMAVKNACEILKGRIAETIAIMFSEKYSITPSLQHSIKFEDGIIFDTEHPERRIAFNDAMQLMVLRQVSLSAQGFYKTPGIGWDKEKGFGKPFFYFAFGMAVSEVMIDVLTGQHTLLRTDILHDVGNSINRAIDMGQIEGGFVQGLGWVTTEEIKWDEQGNLLNHSPDTYKIPAVRDIPKDFRVAILDAAPNVAQTIKQSKAVGEPPFMLALSVWLAIKDAISAVGNHEVEPEFSLPATGEVILLSAEKLKKHYGVNVSEASQALEPSS; encoded by the coding sequence ATGAATAAAAAAAGGAAAAGTGTGAAGGAGACGATACTCCAAAACTCCAATACTCCAATACTCCGAAAGGATATTCCTCACGAATCCGCTCAACTCCACGTCTCCGGCGAAGCGGTGTATGTTGATGACATCCTTTGCAATGAACAGCTTCTTGTAGGACGGGTAGTTTACTCGCCTCACGCACATGCGAAAATCAAATCGTTTGATTTGAGTGAAGCGAAGAAGGTTGAAGGTGTTCATACTGTCCTTTGTTACAAAGATATTCCGGGACATAACCAGATGGGTCCGGTTATTCATGATGAACTCTGTTTGGCGATTGATGAAGTGACATTTATCGGTCAAGCAATGTTTCTCATCGCGGCGGAAACGGAGGAACAATGTTTGGAAGCAGAGCGGCTTATAAAAGTTGAGTACGAACCGCTCGAAGCGATTCTTACCATCGAAAAGGCAATCGAGAAAAACTCTCTGCTCGGACCTCCGATGAAAATAGAACGGGGAGGAGTGAAAGAAACGTTGTTCAAATCGCCTCACGTTCTTCGGGGTGAGTTGAGAACCGGAGCGCAGGAACATTGGTATTTGGAAACACAATCCTGTTTGTGTATTCCCGGCGAAGGGAGGGAGATGAATGTTTTTTCTTCAAGCCAAAACCCGACAGAAACACAAGCGTTGATTGCGGAAGTTCTCGGTATCAACAAGAATGAAGTCGTGGTGGAAGTGCGACGAATGGGGGGTGCGTTCGGCGGGAAGGAAACACAGGCAAATCATGTTGCCTGCTGGAGCGCGTTGCTTGCCCATGCAACAAAACGCCCCGTGAAAATCCGTTTGTTCAGAGACGATGACCAAAAGATAACCGGCAAGCGCCATCGTTTTCTTTCCAAGTATGAAGTTGGATTTGATGATGAAGGAAAACTCCTTGCCGCCAACATCGAACTGAACGGTGACGGAGGCGCGGCGACAGATTTATCGTTTGCTATCATGCAACGCGCGATGCTTCACTCGGATAATTCGTACTACGTTCCGAACTTCCGCGTTGCCGGGAATGTCTATAAGACTAATCTTCCATCCAACACGGCGTTCCGCGGCTTTGGCGGTCCACAAGGCATGGCAGTGATTGAAGAAATTGTTGACCGCATCGCCCGTTTTCTAAAAAAGGATTCAGCAGAAATTCGTTTCAAGAATTTTTATGGATGTGAATCGAATAACATCACACATTATGGACAAACTATCGAAGGAAATCGGTTGTTCATGCTGTACGAACAGTTGATGAAATCATCTGACTATCAACAAAGAAGAGAAGCGGTCAACGCCTTCAATTCATCGAATGAATTTTATAAAAAAGGACTTGCACTCACTCCGGTAAAGTTCGGTATTTCGTTCACGACTTCGTTTCTCAATCAGGCAGGCGCGTTGGTGAACATCTACAAAGATGGAACTGTGCTTGTCAATCATGGTGGAACGGAAATGGGACAGGGACTTCACACGAAGATGCAGCAAATAGCAGCCGCCGAATTGGGTATCAGCATTGACAAAGTGAAAGTCAATGCTACGGACACTTCCAAAGTTCCAAACACCTCAGCAACTGCCGCATCAGCCGGAACGGATTTGAACGGAATGGCGGTCAAGAACGCTTGTGAGATTTTGAAGGGAAGAATTGCGGAAACCATCGCTATAATGTTTTCGGAAAAATACTCCATCACTCCATCACTCCAACACTCCATCAAGTTTGAGGACGGAATTATTTTTGATACCGAACACCCTGAACGAAGAATTGCTTTCAACGATGCGATGCAACTGATGGTTCTTCGTCAGGTCAGTTTAAGCGCGCAGGGATTTTACAAGACTCCCGGCATTGGCTGGGATAAAGAGAAGGGATTCGGCAAGCCGTTCTTTTATTTTGCTTTTGGAATGGCAGTGAGTGAAGTGATGATTGATGTGTTAACCGGACAGCACACGTTACTGCGAACAGACATTTTGCATGATGTCGGCAATTCAATCAATCGTGCGATTGATATGGGACAAATTGAGGGCGGATTCGTTCAGGGGCTTGGTTGGGTGACGACGGAAGAAATCAAATGGGATGAACAAGGAAACTTGCTGAATCATTCGCCGGACACGTATAAGATTCCGGCGGTGCGGGATATTCCGAAAGATTTTCGGGTTGCAATTCTCGATGCCGCGCCAAATGTTGCTCAGACAATCAAGCAAAGCAAGGCAGTCGGTGAGCCGCCCTTCATGCTGGCGCTTTCTGTCTGGCTTGCAATCAAGGATGCTATTTCAGCCGTTGGCAATCATGAAGTTGAACCGGAGTTTTCTCTGCCTGCAACGGGTGAAGTGATTTTACTTTCAGCAGAAAAATTGAAGAAGCATTATGGCGTGAATGTGAGCGAAGCCAGCCAGGCTCTCGAACCGTCTTCGTGA
- the xdhA gene encoding xanthine dehydrogenase small subunit encodes MQTAITFLHDGKPRTLDFNPSSHITPTTTVLNWLRSLPDFKGTKEGCAEGDCGACTVVLGELTNDGTLRYKSVDSCLVFVPMLHGKQLLTVESLKNENDELHPVQQAMVDEHGSQCGYCTPGFVMSLFSLYQNHEHPTREQIEDSLTGNLCRCTGYRPIIQAAATACVQYVDDEFSNLKPQTSKLLLEIPKGSIQIKTSKQTYLKPASLGEAITLKHQHPDAIVISGATDIALRVTKRHELLKEIIDVSDVWELKEWSENESSLTIGAGLCLNDVKQIVEQHFPALFEMLSVFGSQQIRNLATLGGNLGTASPIGDMIPVLMAYNAKVILEGINGWREIPIDNFIVGYRKTVRKPDELITAVVIPKMTNGTIVKSYKVSKRRDLDISTVSAGFRLELNDNNQIASIKIAYGGMAERTKRSTTAENFLLAKLWNQETIEQAMSLIDKDFTPISDARAGAEFRKVVARNLLMKFWSETNNGVAE; translated from the coding sequence ATGCAGACAGCAATTACATTTCTTCATGATGGAAAACCGAGAACGCTCGATTTCAATCCGTCATCTCACATCACACCAACAACGACTGTTTTGAATTGGCTTCGGAGTCTTCCCGATTTCAAAGGAACGAAAGAAGGTTGCGCAGAAGGCGATTGCGGCGCATGCACTGTCGTGCTTGGTGAACTAACCAACGATGGAACGCTACGGTACAAATCGGTTGATTCGTGTCTTGTGTTTGTTCCTATGCTTCACGGTAAACAGTTGCTCACAGTCGAGAGTTTGAAAAACGAAAATGACGAGTTGCATCCCGTTCAGCAGGCGATGGTGGATGAGCATGGAAGTCAGTGCGGATACTGTACGCCGGGATTTGTTATGTCACTCTTCTCGCTTTATCAAAATCATGAACATCCGACGAGAGAACAGATTGAAGATTCACTCACGGGAAATCTGTGTCGTTGCACCGGCTACCGACCAATCATTCAAGCCGCAGCAACTGCATGTGTTCAATATGTTGATGATGAATTTTCAAACCTCAAACCTCAAACCTCAAAACTCCTCCTTGAGATTCCAAAAGGCTCTATCCAAATCAAAACAAGCAAGCAAACATACCTAAAGCCCGCAAGCCTCGGAGAAGCAATCACGCTGAAGCATCAACATCCCGATGCGATTGTTATTTCGGGTGCGACGGATATTGCGTTGCGTGTTACCAAAAGACATGAATTGCTGAAAGAAATAATTGATGTATCCGATGTTTGGGAATTAAAAGAATGGTCGGAGAATGAATCTTCGCTCACAATCGGGGCGGGTTTGTGTTTGAATGATGTCAAGCAAATTGTAGAACAACATTTCCCTGCTTTGTTTGAAATGCTCTCCGTGTTCGGTTCACAGCAAATCAGAAATCTTGCAACGCTTGGCGGAAATCTCGGAACTGCTTCACCCATCGGTGATATGATTCCGGTGCTGATGGCGTACAATGCAAAAGTTATTCTCGAAGGAATTAACGGATGGAGAGAAATTCCTATAGATAATTTTATCGTCGGTTACAGAAAGACAGTTCGTAAACCGGACGAACTTATCACCGCAGTGGTGATTCCGAAAATGACGAACGGTACAATTGTCAAATCGTATAAAGTCTCCAAGCGGAGAGACTTGGATATTTCCACCGTGAGTGCGGGTTTCCGACTTGAATTAAACGACAACAATCAAATTGCATCAATCAAAATAGCGTACGGAGGAATGGCGGAACGAACGAAGCGATCGACAACCGCTGAGAACTTTTTACTTGCTAAACTATGGAACCAGGAAACAATTGAACAAGCAATGTCACTTATTGACAAAGACTTCACTCCGATTTCTGATGCACGTGCAGGCGCGGAGTTTCGGAAAGTAGTTGCGAGGAATTTGTTGATGAAGTTTTGGAGTGAGACAAACAATGGAGTGGCGGAGTAA
- a CDS encoding 5'-deoxyadenosine deaminase: MTKLLQVGRLVTGKLSGDVLTDVSIKIEKNRIVKIFPSDSIPQNNEEIVDAKNFIAIPGFIQTHVHLCQTLFRGLADDLELLDWLQQRIMPFEAAHNEHSMYSSAMLGIAELIRSGTTTILDMGSVNHQEEIIRAVGETGFRAFVGKAMMDVNGVYQKLKETTDESLKSTRRLAERWHNSYNGRVKYAVAPRFVLSCSDSLMKEANEMLGNFNGMLFHTHASENKNEVKAVRERCKMENIEFLHHLGVLSEKACLAHCIHLNENEVGILKNTRTNVAHCPSSNLKLGSGIANVPHLQSNSINVSIGADGAPCNNNLNMFQEMRLASLLQKPIHGPTAMPAQSVFQMAMLNGAKALGLEREIGSIEVGKKADIVLLDLNNVWNSTLPEKDMYSTIVYSATPENVDSVMIDGEWVYRKKEFVKIDQEKLVADSRSELTKLLDRVAL, encoded by the coding sequence ATGACAAAACTACTTCAAGTCGGAAGACTTGTAACAGGGAAGCTATCGGGAGACGTTCTTACAGATGTTTCAATCAAAATAGAAAAGAACAGAATTGTCAAGATTTTTCCTTCCGATTCTATTCCTCAGAACAATGAAGAAATTGTAGACGCGAAAAATTTCATTGCCATTCCCGGTTTCATTCAAACACACGTTCATCTTTGCCAAACGCTTTTTCGCGGGCTTGCTGATGATTTGGAATTACTCGACTGGCTTCAACAACGCATCATGCCGTTTGAAGCGGCACACAATGAGCACTCAATGTATAGTTCTGCAATGCTTGGAATTGCTGAACTGATTCGTTCGGGAACGACAACGATTCTTGATATGGGAAGCGTCAACCATCAGGAAGAAATTATTCGTGCCGTCGGCGAAACCGGTTTTCGTGCGTTCGTCGGCAAAGCAATGATGGATGTAAACGGCGTGTATCAAAAATTAAAAGAGACGACAGACGAATCGTTGAAATCAACTCGACGACTTGCCGAGCGATGGCACAACTCATACAACGGTCGAGTAAAGTATGCAGTCGCTCCCCGCTTTGTTCTCTCCTGTTCCGATTCGCTGATGAAAGAAGCGAACGAAATGCTCGGCAACTTTAACGGAATGTTGTTCCACACACACGCTTCCGAAAACAAGAACGAAGTAAAGGCTGTGCGTGAACGATGCAAGATGGAAAATATTGAGTTTTTACATCATCTTGGCGTACTTTCGGAAAAAGCGTGTCTCGCACATTGCATTCATTTGAATGAAAACGAAGTAGGAATTTTGAAGAACACAAGAACAAACGTTGCACATTGTCCTTCATCGAACCTGAAACTTGGTTCCGGAATTGCCAACGTTCCGCACCTTCAATCAAACAGCATTAATGTTTCCATCGGTGCGGATGGCGCGCCATGTAACAACAATCTCAACATGTTTCAGGAAATGCGACTCGCATCGCTTCTGCAAAAACCGATTCACGGACCGACGGCGATGCCTGCGCAATCAGTATTTCAGATGGCAATGCTCAACGGCGCGAAAGCGCTTGGACTTGAACGGGAAATCGGAAGCATCGAAGTCGGAAAGAAAGCGGATATTGTGTTGCTCGATTTGAACAACGTCTGGAATTCCACTCTACCGGAGAAAGACATGTACTCAACAATTGTGTATTCCGCAACTCCCGAAAATGTTGACTCGGTGATGATTGACGGAGAGTGGGTGTATCGGAAGAAAGAGTTTGTGAAGATAGACCAAGAAAAACTTGTGGCTGACTCACGAAGTGAATTGACAAAATTGCTCGACAGAGTTGCATTGTGA